Proteins from one Paenibacillus amylolyticus genomic window:
- a CDS encoding LysR family transcriptional regulator, producing the protein MELLQLKYFLTVARCEHVTEAAGKLHVTQSSLSKTIQRLEDDLGVPLFDRIGRKLRLNDFGRTFLHRTEKALFELEQGQREISDLSNPDQGTLQLAVTTASTLPEILREFRKSRPNIQFHVQMVSLENMSRLLHRGEVDFCLSSPPIQGEDIECQILYDDPIVVAVPMSHRYANRSSIQLAELQDEWFVGVKQGYGVRDMVDSTCQSVGFVPKYVYEGDEPARLTALVEAEIGLAFIPSTARNPRERVKYLQVEEHRLVREIALLSHKNRYISKAALEFRNVVMNYFGAMT; encoded by the coding sequence ATGGAACTTCTTCAACTAAAATATTTCCTGACGGTAGCACGATGCGAGCATGTTACCGAAGCCGCAGGCAAGCTGCATGTCACGCAATCCTCCCTGAGCAAAACGATACAACGATTAGAGGACGACCTGGGAGTCCCTTTATTTGACCGAATCGGGAGAAAGCTGCGACTAAATGACTTTGGACGAACATTTCTTCACCGAACGGAAAAGGCCTTATTTGAATTGGAACAGGGACAGCGTGAGATTAGTGACCTCTCCAACCCCGATCAAGGGACACTGCAATTGGCGGTGACTACGGCAAGCACTTTGCCAGAAATACTGCGGGAATTTCGAAAAAGTAGGCCAAACATTCAGTTCCATGTGCAAATGGTTTCGTTAGAAAACATGTCCAGGCTTCTACATCGGGGCGAGGTGGATTTTTGTCTGTCTTCCCCTCCGATTCAAGGTGAAGACATCGAATGTCAGATACTGTACGATGATCCGATTGTAGTCGCTGTTCCGATGAGTCATCGATATGCAAACCGAAGCAGCATTCAATTGGCTGAGCTTCAGGATGAGTGGTTTGTTGGGGTAAAGCAAGGCTACGGTGTTCGTGATATGGTAGATTCCACTTGTCAATCTGTTGGTTTTGTACCGAAATATGTATATGAAGGTGATGAGCCTGCACGATTAACAGCCCTTGTTGAAGCGGAGATTGGTCTTGCGTTTATACCCAGTACAGCCAGAAACCCGCGTGAGCGCGTTAAATACCTTCAGGTAGAGGAACACAGACTCGTTCGGGAGATCGCTCTACTTTCGCACAAAAACAGGTATATTTCAAAAGCAGCTTTGGAGTTTCGCAACGTGGTTATGAACTATTTCGGTGCTATGACTTGA
- a CDS encoding helix-turn-helix domain-containing protein, translating into MYKLMIVDDELLMRVGIRSMLNWEEHNFHVVGEAGNGKEALSLALEVMPDLIITDIKMPVMDGLQLIQEASLVLKTCKYVILSNFDEFHYVKEALKLGASDYLIKSEITESSLIELLSTVGQKLQSEHVHPTNTPSIAQDYSKSLRYLKDSFFQDVVSGFINGEDVASKAEELHFRIHSNQLVVIKFIVNYYEHAKRKYIEKGEKLLRFSILNIMEEIIPSKWEKEIFVESSSEYWVIVNVHPESQSVHNDLNKLCNKLLSSIKDFMNLSLTAGVSTMASGFPHMKKACQEAEMALQQGFFTGSNKVLYYEHMAQCPDRHEVKVALSPQQERDLLKLWVSKDNKKAEEFLEGIRSNLEQQQADENSIRKQYIMVMETIHSHLSRATERGTPSLTEKSPYEIVLKGEYWEDIHRDMLTHIAYYFQTDSQNKQESTYTDLATELIDKYYAEDISLQSIASQISVNPSYLSRVFKQERGENFITYLTRVRIEHAKAYLLSRGMRVYEIAEKVGYHNYTYFSKIFKKSVGVTPEEYRELQQG; encoded by the coding sequence ATGTATAAACTGATGATCGTCGATGATGAATTGCTCATGCGGGTTGGGATTCGTTCCATGCTGAATTGGGAAGAGCACAATTTCCATGTTGTAGGTGAAGCTGGAAATGGTAAAGAGGCATTGAGCTTGGCACTTGAAGTAATGCCTGACCTAATTATTACAGATATCAAGATGCCGGTTATGGATGGACTGCAGCTTATACAAGAAGCCTCCTTAGTATTGAAAACCTGTAAGTATGTCATCCTGAGTAATTTTGACGAATTTCATTATGTGAAAGAGGCACTAAAACTTGGCGCTTCAGATTACTTGATCAAAAGCGAGATCACCGAATCCTCCCTTATTGAGCTCCTGAGCACGGTTGGACAGAAACTGCAAAGCGAACATGTTCATCCAACCAACACACCCTCTATCGCACAGGATTATTCCAAGAGTCTAAGATATCTAAAGGATAGTTTCTTTCAAGATGTTGTAAGCGGATTCATTAATGGAGAGGATGTCGCCTCCAAAGCAGAAGAACTTCATTTTCGTATCCATTCGAACCAGCTGGTTGTCATCAAGTTCATCGTAAACTATTACGAGCACGCAAAGAGAAAATATATCGAGAAGGGGGAAAAGCTGCTCCGATTTTCAATTCTTAATATTATGGAAGAGATCATTCCCTCGAAGTGGGAGAAAGAGATTTTTGTCGAAAGTTCTTCGGAGTATTGGGTGATCGTTAATGTCCATCCAGAGAGCCAATCAGTGCACAATGACTTAAATAAACTATGTAACAAATTATTGTCTTCCATCAAGGATTTTATGAATCTATCGCTCACGGCAGGCGTAAGTACGATGGCTTCCGGCTTCCCTCACATGAAGAAGGCCTGCCAAGAGGCGGAAATGGCTCTACAACAAGGATTCTTCACAGGTAGCAACAAAGTATTGTATTACGAGCATATGGCTCAATGCCCGGATCGACATGAAGTTAAGGTGGCTTTAAGTCCGCAACAAGAACGAGATCTGTTGAAGTTGTGGGTAAGCAAAGACAACAAAAAAGCGGAGGAGTTCCTTGAAGGAATCCGTTCCAATCTGGAACAGCAACAAGCGGATGAAAACAGCATTCGTAAGCAATATATCATGGTCATGGAGACCATTCACTCTCATCTATCCCGAGCTACGGAGAGAGGTACACCTTCCTTAACAGAAAAATCGCCCTATGAGATCGTTCTAAAGGGGGAGTACTGGGAGGATATCCACCGAGATATGCTTACTCATATTGCGTATTACTTCCAAACCGATTCCCAAAACAAACAGGAAAGCACCTACACCGATCTCGCTACTGAATTGATCGACAAATATTATGCAGAGGATATTTCCCTGCAAAGTATTGCAAGCCAAATCAGTGTTAATCCGTCGTATTTAAGCCGAGTGTTCAAGCAGGAACGGGGAGAGAACTTTATCACGTACTTGACCCGAGTTCGCATTGAACATGCCAAAGCGTATCTGTTGAGCAGAGGAATGAGAGTGTATGAAATCGCAGAAAAGGTGGGCTACCATAATTACACGTACTTCAGTAAGATTTTCAAAAAATCGGTGGGTGTCACACCTGAGGAATACCGAGAGTTACAGCAGGGATGA
- a CDS encoding GNAT family N-acetyltransferase, translating into MKSNADKFEYIAETERLVVRPLQKDDYANWLNEFESRLPSQHRHDKGKMDMSECTPAWFHDLVDRHQELARTDAVYVFGVFRKEDGTHLGMVDIATLARDDFQWGSFGYTIHNQYWRKGYGKEAVNAALHIAFKHLKFHRIEAHINLDNTPSIKLAESVGMEFECVRKGFIHENEEWTDHLVYYKNSN; encoded by the coding sequence TTGAAATCAAATGCAGATAAATTTGAATATATTGCGGAGACAGAACGATTAGTAGTCAGACCACTACAGAAGGACGATTATGCGAATTGGTTGAATGAATTTGAAAGCCGCTTGCCCTCCCAGCACCGTCATGATAAAGGGAAAATGGATATGAGTGAATGTACACCGGCTTGGTTTCACGATCTGGTCGATCGACACCAGGAGTTAGCGCGTACAGATGCCGTTTATGTATTTGGTGTCTTTAGAAAAGAAGACGGTACACATCTGGGTATGGTTGATATTGCAACCTTGGCAAGAGATGATTTTCAATGGGGAAGCTTCGGATATACCATCCATAATCAGTATTGGCGAAAAGGTTATGGCAAGGAAGCTGTGAATGCGGCTCTTCATATTGCATTTAAACATCTGAAATTCCACCGTATAGAAGCCCATATCAATCTGGACAACACCCCTTCTATAAAGTTAGCTGAAAGCGTTGGTATGGAGTTTGAATGTGTGCGTAAAGGTTTCATACACGAAAATGAGGAGTGGACCGATCATTTGGTTTATTACAAAAATTCTAATTAA
- a CDS encoding cache domain-containing protein, whose product MLHLPVQYERGQDLFVSPHQPIDPNFKVTNELWFKKFMHENDRTITLTTRIDEQLENKILAVSHARKIHDVSSGELLGVIVVSIDIKFIEIVNRNLQEGLRSRFMIVDEDDKIVYNVNERLIGTLFRTTFVHLNH is encoded by the coding sequence ATTCTCCATCTACCTGTACAATATGAACGGGGGCAAGACCTTTTTGTCAGTCCACATCAACCCATTGATCCTAACTTCAAAGTAACGAACGAATTGTGGTTTAAAAAGTTCATGCATGAAAATGATCGAACCATTACGCTCACAACACGAATCGACGAGCAATTGGAAAATAAAATACTGGCCGTGTCACATGCTCGCAAAATTCATGATGTATCTAGTGGAGAACTGCTTGGCGTGATCGTTGTCAGCATTGATATCAAATTCATCGAGATTGTCAATCGAAACTTGCAGGAAGGGTTACGCTCCAGATTCATGATCGTTGATGAGGATGACAAGATCGTATATAACGTGAATGAACGATTAATCGGAACATTGTTCCGGACAACGTTCGTCCATCTGAATCACTAA
- a CDS encoding MFS transporter gives MSTLPKAIRFPLFILMLNLFIALLGQGMLIPILPEYLKLFHAGGTVAGFLVAAFGAAQFFFSPLGGQLSDRFGRKKLIMAGMFLSVVSDIIFALSTSLPLLYVARFIGGISLGLMVPANLAYVADITTPETRAKGMGYFGAAMNLGMVLGPGLGGLIAEMGIRMPYFFAAGLGLIAALMTLLLPETLPPEKRTHSIRIQKGDHLGKKIWSSFKVPYFKYLIVLLVMTFGLMSYETVFALFAEQKYGFNATTISIIITLGAIIGIVVQIWLLDWFVQRIGEVKLIRLSLIITPIALLLMLIKVNLVFLLFASALFFAFNSFLRPSVSTLISKNAGDRQGYASGLNTTFSSLGTVIGPLIAGLLFDKNINFPYIFGAIMLLASLGLTLNVRRKDNGI, from the coding sequence ATGAGCACATTACCAAAAGCAATTCGCTTTCCACTGTTCATTCTGATGTTAAATCTGTTTATCGCTTTATTGGGGCAAGGCATGCTCATCCCCATATTGCCGGAGTATTTGAAGCTTTTCCATGCGGGAGGCACTGTTGCAGGATTTCTGGTAGCGGCCTTTGGTGCCGCTCAATTCTTCTTTTCACCTCTGGGAGGACAATTGTCTGATCGATTTGGACGCAAAAAGTTGATCATGGCGGGTATGTTTCTGTCTGTTGTTTCAGATATCATATTTGCGTTGTCGACATCATTGCCGCTCCTCTATGTCGCACGATTCATCGGTGGAATCAGTCTCGGTTTAATGGTTCCTGCCAACCTTGCTTATGTCGCTGATATTACAACACCGGAGACTCGCGCCAAAGGCATGGGCTATTTCGGCGCAGCCATGAATTTGGGAATGGTTCTCGGACCTGGTCTCGGTGGTCTCATCGCCGAGATGGGTATTCGCATGCCCTATTTCTTTGCGGCTGGTCTGGGACTGATCGCGGCATTGATGACGCTGCTATTGCCTGAGACACTTCCCCCTGAAAAAAGAACTCACTCCATCCGAATTCAAAAGGGAGATCATCTGGGTAAGAAAATCTGGAGTTCATTCAAAGTGCCTTATTTTAAATACTTGATTGTGCTGCTCGTGATGACCTTTGGCCTCATGAGTTATGAGACCGTATTCGCACTTTTTGCAGAACAAAAATATGGATTCAACGCTACAACGATCTCCATCATTATCACGTTGGGCGCCATTATCGGTATCGTTGTGCAGATCTGGCTTTTGGATTGGTTCGTACAGAGAATTGGTGAAGTTAAGCTGATCCGTCTATCCCTGATAATTACACCCATAGCTTTATTGTTAATGTTAATTAAGGTCAACCTTGTCTTTCTGTTATTCGCTTCTGCATTATTTTTTGCCTTTAATTCATTTTTGCGACCCTCGGTCAGCACGTTAATATCCAAAAATGCAGGAGATCGGCAAGGTTATGCATCAGGTCTGAATACGACATTTTCCAGTCTCGGAACGGTGATTGGCCCGCTGATTGCAGGACTATTGTTTGACAAAAACATCAACTTCCCGTATATTTTTGGTGCAATTATGCTGCTCGCTTCTCTCGGACTTACCTTGAACGTTCGAAGAAAGGACAACGGTATATAA
- a CDS encoding sensor histidine kinase: MPLDELTADGKILGRNLVTLAIVIVLFAAIISIFLSHVITTPIKKLLRNIALVEKGQFEQVEPIGSRDEIGHLSIRFNRMSHELKRLVERVQQEEIEKAKAEMRALHDQIKPHFLYNTLGSVKWIASMQQADKIVDMTDALISMLRYATKSDGTLVTIREELDNITNYVTIQNVRYYDCIQMRYEVEDSVLHYRMPKMILQPLVENAIFHGLAELEEDGIITIQIQLRVDEVVIEICDNGVGMDQDTMQNLMEEKSGAGSGTNGIGLHNVQRRIQLHFGRPYGIQVESKVGEGTKFSILLPAISEFK, translated from the coding sequence ATGCCTTTGGATGAGCTGACTGCGGATGGCAAAATATTGGGCCGTAACCTGGTGACGCTCGCCATAGTCATTGTTCTTTTTGCTGCCATCATATCCATATTCCTATCTCATGTGATCACAACGCCCATTAAAAAACTGTTGCGAAATATCGCTCTAGTCGAGAAAGGTCAGTTTGAACAAGTCGAACCTATTGGCTCTAGAGATGAGATTGGACATTTATCGATTCGATTTAACAGAATGTCCCACGAGTTGAAGCGGTTGGTCGAGCGGGTGCAGCAGGAAGAGATCGAAAAAGCCAAGGCGGAGATGCGTGCGCTGCATGACCAGATCAAACCTCATTTTCTGTACAACACACTTGGGTCGGTGAAATGGATCGCCTCGATGCAACAAGCTGACAAAATCGTGGACATGACCGATGCGCTAATCTCGATGCTCCGCTATGCAACAAAATCCGATGGAACTCTCGTAACGATTCGCGAGGAACTCGATAATATAACGAATTATGTAACGATCCAGAATGTCAGGTACTACGATTGTATTCAGATGAGATATGAAGTAGAGGATAGCGTGTTGCATTATCGGATGCCGAAAATGATCCTGCAGCCCCTTGTGGAAAATGCCATTTTTCATGGTCTGGCCGAGCTGGAGGAAGACGGAATCATTACCATTCAGATTCAACTGCGGGTGGATGAAGTTGTAATCGAAATCTGTGATAATGGTGTGGGTATGGATCAAGATACCATGCAGAATCTTATGGAAGAAAAGTCCGGTGCAGGTTCAGGAACGAATGGGATTGGATTGCATAACGTACAGCGGCGAATCCAGCTTCATTTTGGAAGACCTTATGGAATACAGGTGGAGAGTAAAGTAGGTGAAGGTACCAAGTTCTCCATTCTGCTGCCTGCCATTTCAGAGTTTAAATAG
- a CDS encoding carbohydrate ABC transporter permease: MIYDKSLSRRVFLILNYFILLLISLLCILPFINLLAVSFSSSAAVSAGSVTFWPVEFTTKAYEFALTGGSFFSSLWVAIQRTVIGTLVNLVLIVLTAYPLSKSKQKLMGRNIYMGFFIVTMLFSGGLIPTYLVVVKMGLIDSIWSLILPGALPVFSMIILMNFIRGLPEEIEESAIIDGAGPVQVLLRILLPLLKPALATVGLFSIVAHWNSWFDGIIYMNNPANYPLQSYLQTLLQSFEQIMLKSGSDYTQLLSMMNARTGRAAQMFLGAIPILLVYPFLQKYFTKGLVLGSVKG; encoded by the coding sequence ATGATCTATGATAAAAGTCTGAGCAGACGGGTGTTTCTTATCCTAAACTATTTCATATTGCTTCTAATCTCTCTCCTGTGTATTCTGCCGTTTATTAACCTGCTCGCTGTATCATTCAGCAGCAGCGCAGCTGTATCTGCGGGAAGTGTTACGTTCTGGCCGGTGGAATTTACAACAAAGGCCTATGAATTTGCATTAACGGGAGGATCATTTTTCTCCTCTCTCTGGGTAGCCATTCAACGAACCGTTATCGGGACTTTGGTGAATCTGGTTCTGATTGTACTTACGGCTTACCCCCTTTCCAAATCCAAGCAAAAATTGATGGGGCGCAATATCTATATGGGATTTTTCATCGTAACCATGTTATTCAGTGGAGGACTAATTCCAACCTATCTCGTTGTCGTGAAAATGGGGCTGATCGATTCCATATGGTCTCTGATCCTGCCTGGGGCCCTCCCGGTATTCAGCATGATTATCCTCATGAATTTCATTAGGGGGTTGCCCGAGGAGATTGAGGAATCAGCCATCATAGATGGAGCTGGGCCTGTACAGGTATTGCTTCGTATACTGCTCCCGCTGCTCAAGCCAGCTCTGGCAACCGTTGGTTTGTTCAGTATCGTCGCCCACTGGAATTCATGGTTCGATGGCATTATCTATATGAACAACCCTGCCAATTACCCACTACAAAGCTACCTTCAGACCCTCTTGCAGAGCTTTGAGCAAATTATGTTGAAATCAGGATCAGATTACACGCAGCTGTTGTCCATGATGAACGCCAGAACGGGACGCGCAGCCCAAATGTTTTTGGGTGCCATTCCGATTTTACTTGTATATCCGTTTCTACAGAAATACTTTACCAAGGGTTTGGTCCTGGGAAGTGTCAAGGGGTAA
- a CDS encoding sigma-70 family RNA polymerase sigma factor, with protein sequence MQRSVPQLGDHVMKVYETYADTLFRIAMVHLGRREDAEEATQDTFIKLIEKAPTFNDAEHQKAWLIRVITNHCKSLLGRGWRKREVKLEGVDALTTDNPEDHALIELVLSLPLKYRSVVHLYYYEDYAIREISEILEISESAVKMRLKRGRELLKLELEGEEPQ encoded by the coding sequence ATGCAGCGATCAGTGCCCCAGCTGGGCGATCATGTGATGAAAGTCTACGAGACATATGCGGATACGCTGTTCCGAATTGCCATGGTGCACCTTGGCAGACGGGAAGATGCGGAAGAGGCCACTCAGGATACCTTCATCAAACTAATAGAAAAAGCCCCTACATTCAACGATGCAGAGCATCAAAAAGCATGGTTGATTCGGGTCATCACCAATCATTGCAAATCCTTATTAGGCAGAGGCTGGCGCAAACGGGAGGTCAAGCTGGAAGGTGTCGATGCCCTTACAACGGACAACCCGGAAGATCACGCGCTGATCGAACTTGTGCTGTCACTGCCCCTCAAGTATAGATCGGTGGTTCATCTGTATTATTACGAAGATTATGCAATTCGGGAAATCAGCGAGATTCTGGAGATTAGCGAGTCTGCGGTGAAGATGAGATTAAAGCGAGGAAGAGAGCTGTTAAAGCTGGAACTGGAAGGAGAGGAACCGCAATGA
- a CDS encoding MFS transporter: MNVRNKGLMLAVGLGMMLNPLNSSMISVAISRLQQVYQLDFTAVSWIILSFYIASAVAQPVMGKCSDLFGRRKIFLMGLVIVFVSSMLAPWSSSFSWLIVFRIIQSIGTSMMVAVGMAIVRINVTDKQASALSTLSIFLSGAAAIGPFIGGVLIHWWDWHSIFIVNIPLVMASFLFAWKAIPKDELSPSLSGHKSIRQWLVLIDAPGILLFTVALVTLLIGLLSVSSIGDLTTGHLLTIGIGLIALVMFIRHELKAATPFIPLRSFAAYPEMTWVNMQYMLVNILFYALFFGVPTYLKQVRHLNEVHTGISMLALGLCSVIIAPMAGRWIDRSGSRPALIVSASLMTFGSILIAVMNETSPVFIVLVTLALFGISNGLNAVGMQAALFKSTPKEMIGVASGIFNTSRYLGTILSSLLIGIVMGDTFNVTGFQMMGIILTVLAASLIIMSVRREASTVSTEQVK; the protein is encoded by the coding sequence ATGAACGTTCGAAATAAAGGATTAATGTTAGCTGTTGGACTCGGAATGATGTTGAATCCATTGAATTCCTCCATGATTTCTGTGGCTATCTCCAGGCTGCAACAAGTATATCAACTTGATTTTACAGCCGTTTCGTGGATTATTTTATCATTCTACATTGCCAGTGCTGTTGCTCAACCTGTCATGGGCAAGTGTAGTGATCTGTTTGGCCGCAGGAAGATTTTCCTCATGGGTCTTGTTATTGTTTTCGTATCGTCCATGCTTGCTCCGTGGTCTTCAAGCTTTTCGTGGCTGATCGTATTTCGGATTATTCAATCGATTGGCACAAGCATGATGGTGGCCGTTGGAATGGCGATTGTAAGAATTAACGTGACTGACAAGCAAGCATCCGCATTGTCTACTTTGTCGATATTCCTCTCCGGAGCAGCCGCCATTGGGCCATTTATTGGTGGCGTATTGATACATTGGTGGGACTGGCACAGCATATTCATTGTTAATATTCCGTTGGTCATGGCAAGCTTTTTGTTCGCCTGGAAAGCAATTCCGAAGGACGAGTTATCCCCATCGCTCTCTGGTCATAAGTCGATTCGGCAATGGCTTGTGTTAATTGATGCACCAGGCATCCTTTTGTTTACGGTGGCCTTAGTGACTCTGCTCATCGGTTTACTTTCAGTGAGTTCCATAGGAGATCTTACAACAGGGCATCTGCTTACAATAGGGATCGGGTTAATCGCACTCGTTATGTTCATCCGGCATGAATTAAAAGCAGCCACACCTTTCATTCCTTTGCGAAGTTTTGCCGCATATCCCGAGATGACTTGGGTGAATATGCAATACATGTTGGTGAACATCCTGTTTTATGCACTTTTTTTTGGAGTTCCTACGTATTTGAAGCAGGTACGTCATCTCAACGAAGTTCATACAGGAATAAGTATGCTGGCTTTGGGGTTATGTTCAGTCATTATTGCTCCGATGGCAGGGCGCTGGATTGACAGATCAGGATCACGGCCAGCTCTGATCGTATCAGCTTCTTTAATGACATTCGGTTCTATATTGATCGCCGTCATGAATGAAACTTCTCCAGTGTTCATTGTCCTTGTTACCTTAGCTTTATTTGGGATAAGTAATGGCTTAAACGCCGTTGGTATGCAAGCAGCTCTGTTCAAAAGCACACCCAAAGAAATGATTGGCGTCGCATCCGGTATTTTTAATACATCACGCTACCTGGGGACCATCTTATCGTCGCTGTTGATTGGTATCGTCATGGGAGATACATTCAATGTGACAGGATTTCAGATGATGGGAATCATCCTTACGGTATTAGCTGCATCACTGATCATCATGAGTGTACGCCGCGAGGCTAGTACGGTGAGCACTGAACAAGTAAAATAG
- a CDS encoding histidine-type phosphatase has translation MMIKKIGISVVSLTMLTSVSMFDVYGAGSKRMIEVSEQRTNVIVNGQKVEGESFLYNGITYVPARAIGEALGQEVDWDPNTQSVFVGQKINDEQGYRGTKTPYPFKETNYTKAPDGYEPVFINYIGRHGSRHLSSSKYDKTLYELLDIAEKDGQATNLGKELKNEIGKLMKVEKDHYGLLSATGGEELKGIGNRVGQNYKELFTSDKKVIAQATFKDRTPQSRDQFIDGLKESLGDNKVQIVASAFEEGKDPYLRPYDLATKYNEYVEDGDWVKLYEDYVTQSTGTRYAKEVLLQFFTEDFYKRLDSGEFELKDEKGKVKLSNPTEAASNLYELYIISSNIKGEGDFEFGRYFTTNQLKWYESVDNINDFYEKGPSLTSTDLPQNIIGPLVKELIVSTEQSIQQKDTAGIFRFAHAETIIPLSSFLDIAGANVSIDKPQDVTQNWNGSVISPMGANIQWILYSNGKDVLVKMLRNEEEIAFPIETKTYPYYKWDDVKTYYQNKLQKIGVELDSSLEDNIELLQKKF, from the coding sequence ATGATGATCAAAAAAATCGGGATTTCGGTCGTATCGCTCACCATGCTAACGTCCGTAAGTATGTTTGACGTATATGGTGCAGGCTCCAAACGCATGATCGAAGTGTCTGAACAACGGACTAATGTGATCGTGAACGGGCAAAAGGTGGAGGGTGAATCATTTCTCTACAATGGAATCACTTATGTGCCTGCAAGAGCGATAGGGGAAGCGTTGGGACAAGAGGTAGACTGGGATCCTAACACTCAATCAGTCTTTGTTGGACAAAAAATCAACGATGAGCAGGGATACCGCGGTACCAAAACGCCATATCCTTTTAAGGAAACGAATTATACCAAAGCTCCTGATGGATATGAACCCGTATTTATTAACTACATAGGGAGACATGGTTCCAGACATCTATCCAGTTCCAAGTACGACAAGACGCTCTACGAACTGCTCGATATCGCTGAAAAGGATGGGCAGGCTACCAATCTGGGTAAAGAGCTGAAGAACGAAATTGGCAAACTGATGAAGGTGGAAAAAGATCATTATGGCCTATTATCCGCTACGGGCGGAGAAGAATTGAAAGGAATAGGTAACAGAGTTGGGCAGAATTACAAAGAACTATTTACGTCAGATAAAAAAGTAATTGCCCAGGCCACCTTCAAAGATCGAACGCCTCAGAGCAGAGATCAGTTTATTGACGGATTAAAGGAAAGCTTGGGAGATAACAAGGTGCAGATTGTGGCTTCAGCCTTTGAAGAAGGGAAAGACCCTTATCTGCGGCCTTACGACCTAGCGACAAAGTATAATGAATACGTTGAAGATGGAGACTGGGTTAAGTTATACGAGGATTATGTTACACAGAGCACGGGAACGCGTTATGCAAAAGAGGTCCTTTTGCAATTTTTCACTGAAGACTTTTACAAGAGATTGGATTCGGGAGAGTTCGAGCTGAAGGATGAGAAAGGTAAAGTGAAGCTGAGCAACCCAACCGAAGCGGCTTCGAATCTATACGAACTGTACATTATATCTTCGAATATAAAAGGAGAAGGTGACTTCGAATTCGGACGGTATTTTACGACGAATCAGTTAAAGTGGTACGAGAGCGTGGATAATATCAATGATTTTTATGAAAAAGGTCCATCCTTGACGTCCACGGATCTGCCGCAGAATATCATTGGACCCTTGGTCAAAGAATTGATCGTGTCTACCGAACAGTCCATTCAGCAGAAAGACACGGCTGGTATATTTCGTTTTGCCCACGCAGAAACTATTATTCCACTATCTTCATTCCTGGATATCGCCGGAGCTAATGTGAGTATCGACAAACCACAGGACGTGACCCAAAACTGGAATGGCTCAGTCATCTCGCCGATGGGAGCAAACATCCAATGGATTCTGTACTCCAATGGTAAGGATGTTCTCGTAAAGATGCTTAGAAATGAAGAAGAAATCGCGTTCCCGATCGAAACAAAGACCTACCCATACTATAAGTGGGATGATGTGAAGACATATTACCAAAACAAACTGCAGAAGATAGGCGTGGAGCTGGATAGCAGTTTGGAGGATAATATTGAGCTTTTACAAAAGAAGTTCTAG
- a CDS encoding DUF3237 domain-containing protein: protein MRLEELFTVHVNIDRSYDLQNNEDDSVVMITFTGSVTGKYFEGIVLDGGVDTQIIGKNGSPHRLSARYMIQGKDYTGHRCKIYIENNGNFDKTLKTALFRTSPKMITDSKALSFLNRETFVGEGHSTESGVDIKIYRTLR from the coding sequence GTGAGATTAGAAGAGTTGTTTACGGTACATGTGAACATCGATAGATCATATGATTTACAGAATAACGAAGATGATTCGGTTGTCATGATTACCTTTACAGGCAGCGTAACCGGGAAGTACTTTGAGGGAATTGTGCTGGATGGAGGGGTGGATACTCAGATCATTGGCAAGAATGGTTCCCCGCATAGGCTATCGGCAAGATACATGATTCAAGGCAAGGACTATACAGGGCATCGCTGCAAAATTTATATCGAAAACAACGGAAACTTCGATAAAACGCTGAAAACTGCTTTATTTCGCACTTCCCCCAAAATGATTACGGACAGCAAGGCTTTGTCTTTTTTGAATCGTGAAACGTTCGTTGGAGAAGGTCATTCAACCGAGTCAGGCGTTGATATAAAAATATACAGGACCTTACGATAA